Proteins found in one Streptococcus criceti HS-6 genomic segment:
- a CDS encoding mannitol-1-phosphate 5-dehydrogenase translates to MKKAVHFGAGNIGRGFIGEILFENNFDITFVDVNEAIINALNERHSYEIEIAEDGQRHIAVSGVSGINNAQDPEAVVAAITQADIITTAIGPNILPLIAELVAKGIEARQAAGQQQAIDVLACENMIGGSEFLWSEVQKYLSESGLAYAKEYVGFPNAAVDRIVPAQSHEDPLFVVVEPFKEWVVETGRMKNKALKLDGVHYEEELTPFIERKLFSVNSGHATSAYTGAFYGAKTILEALKNETVKANVEAVLGEIRSLLIAKWGFDEAALVDYHKVIISRFENPYIVDDVTRVARTPIRKLGFDERFIRPIRELKERGLSYDNLLKTVAFVFKYNDPEDPQSVELQDLLASKLLTEVIAQVTDLKDQDLIKEIEATVTSI, encoded by the coding sequence ATGAAAAAAGCAGTACATTTTGGTGCTGGCAATATTGGCCGCGGCTTTATTGGTGAAATTTTGTTTGAAAATAATTTTGATATCACCTTTGTTGATGTTAATGAAGCCATTATCAATGCTCTCAATGAGCGCCACAGTTATGAGATTGAAATTGCTGAGGATGGACAGCGCCATATCGCTGTTTCAGGCGTCAGCGGCATTAATAATGCTCAAGATCCAGAAGCTGTTGTGGCAGCTATTACACAGGCAGATATTATTACCACTGCGATTGGTCCTAATATCCTGCCCCTTATCGCTGAACTGGTAGCCAAGGGGATCGAAGCTCGCCAAGCTGCTGGTCAGCAGCAGGCTATTGATGTCTTGGCTTGTGAAAATATGATTGGCGGATCCGAGTTCCTCTGGTCCGAAGTGCAGAAGTACCTGTCTGAATCAGGCTTAGCCTATGCTAAGGAATATGTCGGCTTTCCTAATGCTGCTGTCGACCGTATTGTTCCGGCGCAAAGCCATGAGGATCCTCTCTTTGTTGTGGTTGAACCTTTCAAGGAGTGGGTTGTTGAAACAGGCCGCATGAAAAATAAGGCGTTGAAACTGGACGGTGTGCATTATGAAGAAGAATTGACACCTTTCATTGAGCGCAAGCTCTTCTCCGTCAACTCTGGTCATGCCACATCTGCCTATACAGGTGCCTTCTATGGTGCCAAAACGATCCTCGAAGCGCTTAAAAACGAAACTGTTAAAGCTAATGTCGAAGCAGTTTTGGGAGAAATCCGCAGTCTCTTGATAGCTAAATGGGGCTTTGATGAAGCAGCCTTGGTTGATTATCATAAGGTCATCATCTCTCGTTTTGAAAATCCTTATATTGTCGATGATGTGACCCGTGTTGCCCGCACACCAATTCGCAAACTAGGCTTTGATGAACGCTTTATCCGCCCTATTCGTGAATTGAAAGAGCGCGGACTTTCCTATGATAATCTTTTAAAAACCGTTGCCTTTGTCTTCAAATACAATGATCCTGAAGACCCGCAATCTGTTGAATTACAAGACCTCTTGGCTAGCAAACTGCTGACAGAGGTTATCGCCCAAGTCACAGACCTTAAAGACCAGGATCTCATTAAAGAGATTGAAGCCACAGTTACTTCGATCTAG
- a CDS encoding PTS sugar transporter subunit IIA, which translates to MEFEKTLIKLNQQFANKEEAIRYCGQLLTDGGYVNPDYIDAMVRRDQELSVYMGNFIAIPHGTEDAKKEVLKSGITVVQVPKGVNFGTEDDKQVATVLFGIAGIGDEHLEMIQKISIFCADVDNVVKLADAQSEEEVIRLLNSVA; encoded by the coding sequence ATGGAATTTGAAAAAACACTGATTAAACTTAATCAGCAATTTGCCAATAAGGAAGAAGCTATCCGTTACTGCGGTCAGCTTTTGACCGACGGCGGCTATGTTAATCCTGACTATATCGATGCTATGGTGCGTCGTGATCAGGAATTATCGGTCTATATGGGAAATTTCATCGCCATTCCGCACGGAACAGAGGATGCCAAAAAGGAAGTTCTCAAGTCTGGTATCACAGTCGTTCAAGTGCCCAAAGGTGTTAATTTTGGCACAGAAGATGATAAGCAGGTGGCCACAGTCTTATTTGGAATTGCTGGTATTGGTGATGAGCACTTAGAGATGATCCAAAAAATTTCCATCTTCTGCGCGGATGTTGACAATGTCGTCAAATTAGCCGATGCTCAGTCTGAGGAAGAAGTTATTCGCTTATTAAACAGTGTTGCCTAG
- a CDS encoding BglG family transcription antiterminator produces MIFTKREEKLVKAFLDAGRLSIGDIQKVLNVSQRTAYRTISDLTNSLEAVGIQLKKEQKKFALSGDLSKLSSLYSQEDYSRSERLNLICLALLRADKPLTNAYFQEELMVSNVTVIQDITDVENRLAEFDVQMERKQGYFLKLTVEQHRYLLAVLLTHLIRSADFKAGQFGQWANNLEEPLKRAKQAFREAQAFMPEMDPKLLQFFTILLALSKYFGQPQAVTHVSKQSLELAQKLFATYSKLTAQAYAINDIVYWAGRFDELYIKRQENPLYVENFDSQYFYNVTNLIDKVSSFTKINFVKDKTLFHFLFHHLRLSLAIPQLFPDQSVSSTAHLVAYQNEFLHRIIRLVVKDLFPAYLQNEAEYELITLHFASSIRRSPDIYPIQVLLLTNQRPLAVELLVTRIKSIAPFVQSVQVKRLEEFDESYLETYDYVLATSPNEYEGVDVISTYPSTAEILRLQDRLQAVQLDRNQQRERNIELVGKTDLQLYLEANRDLLDRFQLRALNNTPSFEETVAEIIQDLPFVSDRDYLTAKLLKRFALSPFAIPETGLALLHTQSHAVEKSQFMVYQLRQGVAALSMNHEKEEVSRILVMLTKEKSQDEVKKLMSAIGQSIIENHLYTEIYKTGNQEIIYQLLNKIFTETIKDLET; encoded by the coding sequence ATGATATTTACAAAACGTGAAGAAAAGCTAGTTAAGGCTTTCCTCGATGCAGGAAGGCTTTCCATAGGTGATATTCAAAAGGTTTTGAATGTGTCTCAAAGGACAGCCTATCGGACTATTTCAGACTTAACGAATAGCCTAGAGGCAGTGGGAATCCAGTTGAAGAAGGAGCAAAAAAAGTTTGCCCTATCAGGGGATCTTTCCAAATTAAGCTCTCTCTATAGCCAAGAAGATTATAGCCGCAGTGAACGCCTTAATCTGATTTGCTTGGCTCTGTTGCGAGCTGATAAACCTTTGACCAACGCCTATTTCCAAGAAGAACTTATGGTCAGCAATGTCACTGTTATTCAAGATATCACTGATGTTGAAAATCGTCTCGCCGAATTCGATGTTCAGATGGAACGAAAGCAAGGCTACTTTTTGAAGCTAACAGTAGAGCAGCACCGCTATCTATTGGCTGTGCTCCTGACCCATCTGATCAGATCAGCCGATTTCAAAGCAGGCCAATTTGGGCAGTGGGCTAATAATTTAGAGGAACCGCTCAAAAGGGCTAAACAGGCTTTCCGTGAGGCTCAAGCCTTTATGCCGGAAATGGATCCTAAGTTACTGCAGTTTTTCACGATCCTTCTGGCTCTTTCCAAGTATTTTGGGCAACCTCAGGCTGTAACGCATGTCAGCAAGCAGTCTTTGGAACTAGCCCAGAAACTTTTTGCCACATATTCGAAATTGACAGCTCAGGCTTATGCTATTAATGACATCGTTTATTGGGCAGGCCGGTTTGATGAACTTTATATCAAACGTCAAGAAAATCCTCTCTATGTAGAAAATTTTGATAGTCAATATTTTTATAATGTGACTAATCTGATTGATAAGGTCTCCTCTTTTACCAAGATTAACTTTGTTAAGGATAAGACCCTCTTTCACTTTCTCTTCCATCACCTGCGCTTGAGTTTGGCTATTCCTCAACTTTTTCCTGATCAGTCAGTCTCGTCAACAGCACATCTGGTGGCTTATCAAAATGAGTTTCTCCACCGAATCATTCGGCTGGTGGTGAAAGATCTTTTCCCTGCCTATCTGCAAAATGAGGCTGAATATGAGTTGATAACACTCCACTTTGCTTCTAGCATTAGACGGAGCCCAGATATCTATCCGATTCAGGTTTTGCTGCTGACCAATCAGCGGCCTTTGGCAGTCGAACTTCTGGTTACCAGAATAAAGTCGATTGCTCCTTTCGTTCAGTCGGTTCAAGTCAAGCGCCTTGAGGAATTTGATGAATCCTATTTGGAAACTTACGACTATGTTCTAGCAACCAGTCCCAATGAGTACGAGGGAGTCGATGTTATTTCGACCTATCCTAGTACAGCAGAGATCTTGCGCCTGCAAGATCGTTTGCAGGCTGTTCAATTAGATCGCAATCAGCAAAGGGAACGCAATATTGAGCTGGTTGGCAAAACTGACTTGCAGCTTTATTTAGAGGCTAATAGGGATCTCTTGGATCGTTTTCAGCTCAGAGCATTGAACAATACGCCTTCTTTTGAGGAAACAGTAGCGGAAATTATCCAAGATTTGCCTTTCGTTTCGGATCGAGACTATTTGACCGCAAAACTGCTTAAGCGTTTTGCCTTGAGTCCTTTTGCCATTCCCGAAACTGGTTTGGCCTTACTGCATACACAATCCCATGCGGTGGAAAAAAGTCAGTTCATGGTTTATCAATTGAGACAAGGCGTTGCGGCCCTGTCCATGAACCATGAGAAGGAAGAGGTCAGCCGGATTTTAGTCATGCTGACAAAGGAAAAGAGTCAAGATGAAGTTAAAAAGCTGATGTCGGCTATCGGCCAGTCCATCATTGAAAACCATCTCTACACAGAAATTTATAAAACTGGCAATCAGGAGATTATCTACCAACTATTAAATAAAATTTTTACAGAAACAATCAAAGATTTGGAGACTTAA